Proteins encoded within one genomic window of Bacillus sp. F19:
- a CDS encoding DUF2515 domain-containing protein — protein sequence MAIGRFEIKKMTIKSHLEIKEELKKKSKNKPSSFTDLKLTKDERKLINDIKEMTNKLNVNNVTRTQAYFDFFLQHPEIHWALLGHMVSRNGGWHMTDLKGDLLTRLLSEKEQSNFFLFLERGNWLIFQDVYPQFLLYKQSLKINKNLFYLLPYFNVSIFMETIWNYFWEHGDCYLLAIATVINEQSYLEKSVIQNHHFKKTVLNTIGFKLYDFLRFNHIIFPFYKNGKAKKPNLSGETLQHFDSLHERIMLGKRLYSLLFQQESIFQGVLIWANNHPHTGSRKDYWDHLFHRVNESLPGSIYRRRTKKCQLKKGAQRIYSPTLQFAWKNVDHPEADKGDWFDDWRIVDYLEEEKYTGGEIYDEYCKTIEKIELAIIAKKAIFLRQE from the coding sequence ATGGCTATCGGCCGTTTCGAAATAAAGAAAATGACGATAAAATCTCATCTAGAAATAAAAGAAGAATTGAAGAAAAAAAGCAAAAATAAACCAAGCTCTTTTACAGATTTAAAGCTGACAAAAGATGAAAGAAAACTAATTAACGATATTAAAGAAATGACGAATAAATTAAATGTAAATAATGTCACCAGAACACAGGCTTATTTTGATTTTTTTCTACAGCACCCTGAAATCCACTGGGCTTTATTAGGCCATATGGTATCACGAAACGGCGGTTGGCATATGACAGATTTAAAAGGCGATCTCCTTACAAGGTTGTTGTCTGAAAAAGAACAAAGTAATTTCTTTTTATTTTTAGAACGAGGAAATTGGTTAATATTTCAAGACGTTTATCCGCAATTTTTACTGTATAAGCAAAGTTTAAAAATCAATAAAAACCTTTTTTATCTTCTTCCCTACTTCAATGTTTCAATATTTATGGAAACGATATGGAATTATTTTTGGGAGCATGGCGACTGCTATCTTTTAGCCATCGCGACAGTTATTAACGAACAAAGTTATTTAGAAAAAAGCGTTATTCAAAATCATCATTTCAAAAAAACGGTATTAAATACAATTGGATTTAAGCTATATGATTTTTTGCGTTTTAATCATATAATTTTTCCATTTTATAAAAACGGAAAGGCAAAAAAACCAAACTTAAGTGGAGAAACTCTGCAACATTTTGATTCGCTTCATGAGCGAATCATGTTAGGAAAGCGATTATATTCATTACTTTTTCAGCAAGAATCTATCTTCCAAGGTGTTTTGATTTGGGCTAACAACCATCCTCATACAGGTTCTAGAAAAGATTATTGGGATCATCTGTTTCATCGTGTTAACGAATCGCTGCCAGGGTCCATTTACAGACGAAGAACAAAAAAGTGCCAACTTAAAAAAGGAGCACAGCGTATCTATAGTCCCACATTGCAATTTGCTTGGAAAAATGTTGATCATCCAGAAGCTGATAAGGGCGACTGGTTTGATGATTGGAGAATTGTCGATTATTTAGAAGAAGAAAAATACACAGGTGGGGAAATTTATGATGAGTACTGTAAAACGATTGAAAAAATCGAGCTTGCC